The Verrucomicrobium spinosum DSM 4136 = JCM 18804 DNA segment GGAGCTTGCCGAGCTCAAGGTCGCCAACGCTCAGGTGGCCTCGATTAACGGCGTGCATCTCAAGCCAGGTCAGGATGGGGCTACGGAGCTTTCTGCCTCGTTTAGCGGCAAGACGGCCACTGCGGCGGTGAAGGTGGCCAGTGCTACCAAGGACCGTGAAATCTCCTTCCGCCTTGATGTGATGCCCGTCTTCCTGAAGGCGGGTTGCAATACGGGCGGCTGCCATGGCTCCGCACGCGGCAAGGACGGCTTCCGACTGTCCCTCTTTGGCTTTGACCCGGCTGGCGACTATGACCGCGTCACACGTGAAATGAGCGGACGTCGCATCAATCTGGCCATTCCGGAAGACAGCACCTTGATTGAAAAAGCGCTGGGGGAAGTGCCGCACTCCGGCAACGCCTGCTTTGACAAAGACAGCCACCTGAACAAGACGCTGATCGAATGGATCAGCAAAGGCGTGCCGAACGATCCTCCGGACGTGGCGCATGTCACTGGCATTGAGATTTATCCCAAACAGGCGGTCCTTGAAGGGAAGGGGGAGAAGCAGCAGGTCTCTGTGCGTGCCACTTACTCCGACGGCACCGATCGCGATGTGACCAATCTTGTGGTCTTCATGTCCAACAATGATCCGAGTGCGAGCGTGGACAAAGAGGGGCGCGTGACCTCCCATGATCGTGGTGAGGCGTTCATCCTTGCCCGCTTCGACGTGTACTCTGTGGTGTCCCAGTTCATCGTCATTCCGGAAGGATTGAAGTATGAACGGCCGAAGCTGGTGGAAGCCAACTACATTGACACCCTCGTCAATGAGAAGTTGCACAAGCTGCGCATCCTCCCTTCCGGCATCTGTTCGGACCAGGAGTTCCTGCGCCGGGTCTCCCTGGATGTGGTGGGCGTTCTGCCCAGTGCCCAGGAAGTGAGAGAGTTCGTGGCGGATGCCAATCCCAAGAAGCGTGAGGCTCTGGTGGACAAGCTGCTCCAGCGGAAGGAGTTCACCGAAATGTGGGTGATGAAGTGGTCTGAACTGATGCAGATCCGTAGCACGGAGAACAACCAGGGAGCGTACTACAAGAACGTCCTGCTGTACTACAACTGGCTTGCGGACCGCATTGGCAAGAACGTGCCGATGAATGAGATCGTGGCAGAGTTGATCGCCTCCCAGGGGGGCACCATCAACAATCCGCCAACAAACTACTTCCAGATCGAGCGCGAGACACTGAAGGTGACGGAGAATGTGGCGCAGGTGTTTATGGGCATGCGTATTCAGTGTGCCCAGTGTCATAATCATCCGTTCGACCGCTGGACGATGAACGACTACTACGGGTTCATGGCCTTCTTCACCCAGATCGGGCGCAAGCAGACGGATGATCCGCGGGAGACAATCGTATTTAACAGCAAGGGTGGGGAGTCCCGCCACCCGCTGACCAAGGCGGCCATGAAGCCCAAGTTCTTGGGTGGCGACGAGCCCACCCTACAGCCTGGTGAAGACCGCCGTGCGGTGCTGGCCAAGTGGCTGGCCTCACCGGAGAATCCCTTCTTCGCCCGTAACTTGGCGAATATCACTTGGGCACACTTCTTTGGCGTGGGGATCATCGATCCCGTGGACGACGTCCGCATCAGCAACCCTGCTTCCAACCCCGAGTTGCTGGATTCGCTGGGCAAAAAGCTCACGGAATACAATTACGACTTCAAGCGTCTGGTTCGTGACATCTGCAACTCCATGACCTATCAGCGGGCCACCCAGGTCAATGAGAGCAATGAGAGTGACAAGCGCAACTTTGCCCACGCTCTGGTGCGACGCATGCGTGCCGAGGTCTTGGCAGACGCCGTCTCCTCTGTGACCAATACTCCCACGAAGTATCAAGGTTTGCCCCTTGGTGCCCGTGCCGTGCAGATTGCCGATGGTTCAGTGTCGAACTACTTCCTCACCACCTTTGGTCGTGCCAGCCGTGAGACGGTGTGCTCTTGCGAGGTGAAGATGGACCCGACGCTGTCGCAGGCGCTGCACTTCATGAATGGCGATGCCGCCCATGAAAACATCAAACGCGGCAAGGTCGTTGCAACACTGGTCAACGAGAAGAAGCCAGATCAAGAGATCATCCAAGAGCTCTATCTGCGCACCTTTGGTCGTGAGCCTTTGCCCAAAGAGTCAGAAGTCGTACTCAAGCAGATTGCTGAATCCGGCGAGCCCCGTCAGGTGGTGCTGGAAGACCTCTTCTGGGCGCTGCTCAACTCCAAGGAGTTTTACTTCAATCATTAGTCGGCCTCGGTCGCCCCGCCTTGGTCTTCTTTCGGTCACCCTTCAACGGGGAGGCCGGGAAGGAGGTGGGGCATATGTGCCACAGCCGTGCGTGACTCAGTAGAAAGAGAGGGGGCAGATAGCTCCGCCGCCCTTTCTCCGTATTCATTTAGATCCTGTCAGATCGTCCATCCGAAGCCATGACTCATCATCATCGTACTCTTTTCCTCCTCCCGTTTGCCACCGCCTGCGGACTGGCGACCCAGGCTGCTGCCCAGGAGAAGGTCACCTACAATGACCACGTGCGTCCGCTTCTGGAGAACAAGTGTTTCTCCTGCCACAACCCGGACAAGAAGAAAGGGGACCTGGATCTCACGAGCTTTGCTGCGACGATGACGGGTGGGGGCGGTGGCCCTGTGGTGAACCCGGGCGATGCTGAGGGTAGCAAGCTGGTCAGCACGACCAAGAAAACGGCAGAACCGTTCATGCCGCCAGAAGGTGCTCCCCTGAGTGCCGCAGAAATTGAAGTGCTCAGCAAGTGGGTCAATGGCGGGGTCTTGGAGACCGCATCCAGCATTGCCAAAAAGGGCGCGCCCAAGAGCAACCTTTCCATGGTGGTGGCCAAGGCAGGCAAACCGGAAGGCCCCCTGCCCATGCCGGAAAACGTGCTGCTGGAGCCGGTGGCCACGGCACCGCGGACGACCGCGATCACCGCGATGGCGGCCAATCCCTGGTCGCCCCTTGTGGCCATCAGCGGCCTGAAACAGGCTCTGGTGTATGATACCAACACGCAAGTGCTCGCTGGTGTGTATCCCTACCCGGAAGGTTACATCCGCTCCCTGAAGTTTAGCCAGAACGGTGCGCTCCTCATTGCCGGCGGCGGGCGTGGGGGCAAGATGGGCAACGCGGTCGTGTGGGATGTGAAGACGGGCAAACGCGTGGCCGAAGCGGGCAAGGAATTTGATGCCGTGATGAGCGCGGACATCAGCGCCAATCAATCGATGATCGCGATCGGCAGCCCGTCAAAGAAGGTGAAAGTCTTCAATACCTCAACGGGTGAAGAACTCTATGTAAACAAGAAGCACACCGAATGGGTGCTTGCGGTGGGCTTCAGCCCGGATGGCATTCTCCTGGCCAGCGGTGATCGCAATGGCAATGTCATGGTGACAGAGGCGGCGACGGGGGGAGAGTTCTACCAGCTGGACGGGCACAAGGCAGCCTGTACCGGGGTCGCCTGGCGGACAGACTCCAACGTGCTCGCCTCCAGCGGAGAGGACGGCAAGATCAACACCTATGAGATGGAGAACGGCAAGCTCGTGAAGAGCTGGGACGCCCACGCGGGCGGGGTGCTGGCTGTGGCTTTCTCCCCGGATGGCTCCATAGTTTCCTCGGGCCGCGATGGCCTGATCAAGGTCTGGGACATCAACGGGACCAGAAAAGGGGAGTCGAAGAAGCAGGCTGACATCGTGACCGAAGTCGCAGGCTTGTTCGACAGCAAAACCGTTGTCTCAGGTGACTGGAAGGGCGACGTGCGCCTGTGGAGTGCGGACAAGTTCGAAGAAAAAGGTGTGCTTTCCAGCAATCCTCCGCCCATCGCGCAGCGCATCGTGGAGAGTGAGCGTTACGCCACCGAACTGGTGGCCAAGGTGCCCGCAGCGGAAGGTGCCGTGAAGCGGGCCGAGGAGGCCGTGAAGGCGAAGGAGGCCCAGATTGCCGGGCTTCGTAAACAGGTGGAGGACACGGGTGCCCTGCGCAACCAGCTTGATGGTGAGATCAAAAACTACCCCAACACGCTGGCAAGTCTGGAGAAAGCGGTGAAGGAGGCGCAGGCCAAACGGCAGGCCCAAGCAGACCTGATCAAAAAGCACGAGCAACTAGTGTCCCAGAAAAAAGAGCTGGAAGGACAGCTGGCCAAGCTCAATGAGGACAAGGCAAAGCTCACGGCACCCGAGCAGGCGCCCCAGGTGGCGGAGCTCGACAAGAAGATCACCGAGGCAACTGGAAAGCTTGACGGCGTGAAGAAAGAAACCGCCGCGGGTCCTCAGCCTCTGGCGGACTTCGACAAGGCGGTCAAGGCGGCGCAAGATCAAGTCGCAGCCCTGAATAATGGCAAACCTGCCAAACTGAAAGCCTTCGAGGACGCAAAGAAAGCCCTCGAAACGCTGCCCAAATCCATTGCTGAAGCTGAGAAGCAATTGGGGGAATCGCGGGCGGCAGTTGGTGGCGTGCAGGAAAAACTTAAAGCCTTGCGCGATCAGTTGGCGGTGTATCAGAAGCTGCCTTCCATGCTGAGGGCCGCTCAGTTTAACGTGAACGTGCTTGCTGAACGCGAAAAGCTTGAGAAGATGGAGGCCGACTTTGTCGGCTACCAGGAGGCACTCAAGGAGAGCGAGGCTGCCAAGGTCGCGGCTGCGGAACGGATCCAGTTGAGCAAGAAGTCGATTGCTGAAGCGACTGCGGCCTTGCCAGGTGTGGAAGCGGTCCTCGCCAAGGTCAGTGGTGAGCTGCCCGGCGCGGAGAAGATTGTGGAGCCTGCCAAAGCCCAGGAAGCCCAGTTGCTGGGCCAGGTCGAAGAGCAGAAAAAAGCTCAGGGGATGACGGAAGCCGAGCTCAAAGCTTTGGAACAGGAAAAGGCCAACCGGGTGGCTGCCGCTCAGAAGGCGGTGACTGATATCAACAATCAGATCGCGGTACTGGCCAAACAAAGAACGGAAGTCAATGCCAAGCTGGATGCTCCAGGCAAAGCAGCCCAAGCCAAGAAGGAGGCCCTGGCAAAGGTGGACGGTGAACTGAGTGCGGCGAAGACGGCGCTTGAGGCAGCGACAAAGGCCGAGGCCAAGCGCGCTGCTGAGGTCAAAGAAAAGGAAGCTGCCTTGGTGAAAATAAATGAGCGGATCGCTGCAGCCGACAAGGCTGTGCAATTGGCCAAGGTTGCGAAGGAGGAATCCGGAAAGGCTTTGAGCGCAGCACAAGCTGCTCTGGCAGCCGCGGAGAAAGCCCTGGCTGATGCTCCTGCTGAACAAAAGGCAGGCGCTCAGAAGCCTTTGGACGACGCCAAAACCGCCGCAGGAGCTGCCCAGAAAAAGGCGGCAGAGGCTTCCACCCAGCTCGCGACGGCAGAGCAGGTCCAGCAGGCTGTGAAGGGAGAAGCTGCCACCGCAGCTGGTCCGATCGATGCCATCAAGAAGCTCCTGGCCGAGAGCCAGGGGGCTGTGAAACAATCCAAGGCTCAGGTGGAGAAGCTCGAAAAAGCTGTTACGCAAGCCAAAGGCGAATTCGAAGCTGCGGAGAAAATCGCTGCACCCTTCCGCAACCAGCAGCAGAACTTGAACAACCTGATTGCTGCCCAGCAGAAGACTCTGGCGGAAAAGCAGGCCGTGCCCGGTGAGGCCGACAAGGAACTGGCTGCGAAGTCACAACCTGTGCAAGCGGCGCTGGCCCAAATCAAATCGACGCTGGATCCCCTGGAAAAGCAGCTTGCAGATGTACGCGCCCGCATTGCTGAGCACATGAAGATTGTGGAGGCCAAGCGTCTGGAAGTGTCCAAAGCGAATATCGAAGTGGACGGCACCAAAAAGCGTCAGGCTGACGGCCAGAAGACCATTGAGAACTCCATCAAGGAAATCGCCGACAAGGAAAAAGCTGTGGTGGAGATCAAAGCGGAGCTGGCCAAGCTGGACCCTCAGCTGCCCCCTCAGCGTGAAAAGGTGAAGCAGATGACGGAACAGTACCTCGCCATGCTGCCGAAGTAGCCGGAGCGGGCCTCACGGCGTGACTTTCACAATCTGCGTCGGACTATTCTTACAGCGTTGCTGCGAGAGTAGTCCGGCTGCGGACTTCGGACTAGGAGAGGAGAAGTGGGCTCAAGAATTGGCGGTTTGATCGATTATCTCACTGGGGCGAAGTGTTCATTTCGAAGGGCTTGAGCGGGAGCTCAGCGGGCGTTTGACCGGGGGAGCGCAGCTGCGCCGACCCACGGCCGGAGTAGGAGCGTGACGCTCTACTCAGGTGACGTGCACCTCCCCCGAATTTGGGTGCCCATCCTGAATTGGCGTGAGCCCGGCAGGGATTCCTCGTATAGTGCCATTTTTCCCGAGCACGACGGCTCGTGGAGAAGCCCGTCTTGGCGGGACTTCAGACAATCAGTATCCCCTTCACAGTCATCCCATAGCCCTGCAAAAGCAGCGCCAGAGGCTTGAGTTGGTGATGTTTTGAAGTGCCTTTTGCGAAAGTGATTTCTCAAACGGGGCGGTCCTGCTCCGTTATGCGACGCCTGCTGTCCCATAGACGGGGGGCTCCAGCCCAGGCAGATACACGCTTTGCGGGCTGGCTCGCATCTTCCATGGACCGCCTGCTGTCCCATAGAACGCCAGCAATCTGAGCAGATCCACCCGGCTCCAAGTCACCCCTCGGATCATCGTGAAGAGGCGGGTGAAGCTGTGCGGCCAGCCCGATACTTGTGCCAGGAACCGCAGCAGCACATAGAGCAACAGGGCCGCCCAGAGCTGCCAGCGGATCGCGTTTTTGCTATGTCCCAAAAAATCACAGATGCAGAGCGTTTGCTTGATCTGCTTGAAGAACACTTCAATGCCCCAGCGGCTCTGGTAGAGTTCTCCTACCGTGCTGGCGGCCCATTCTGTCTGGTTGGTGATAAAGGCCATGCGCACTTCCTTGCCGTCAAGCTCCACGAGCATCTCCACCCGGCGCAGCGGGCCGGGATGTTGCGAAAGGCTCCTGGCTCCTTTGAGCACAATGAGGTCATCGCGCAGCACCTTGCCTTGCGGCCGTGCCTGGAGCTTGCGCGTCACCCGGTAGCTCATGTTGTCCTTGGCACGGGTGACCCAGAAGATGCCCCGCCCGGTCAACTCCCAGAGGTGGGCAAAGTTGATGTAAGCCTTGTCAAACAAGGCAATTTCCCCGTCTTTGAGGCTGGCACAAAGCGCGCGGGAGCGCGAGTCATCATGATGAGAGGCTTCTTCGATGATGGCAAAGGCTGGCAGGAAGGTTTGCAGGTTGAGACGCAAATGGAGCTTGGCCGCCGCCTTGCGCTGCCGGTGCTTGGCCCAACTCATACAGTTGGCCACCAGGGCGATGGTGCTGGAGTCGATGGCGTAGATGGCCCGTCTAAACCGCCGGGGCAGTCCTTCATAGCGCAGGCCAAACCCGGGGTGCCGATGCTGGAGATGATCCAACATCTTCCAAAAGAGGGTCTCCATCAGGTCGCTGTCCCGATTCTTATTGGCATGGGACAGGGTGTTGCGGGCTGGCGGTGTCGCTCCGCGGATGGCAGCGAGGGCCCCGGCATGATGCCTCAAGCTGTCGCACACATCGTTGAGACTGATGGAGTGTGTCAGTTGCGCGTAGAGCAGGCTGACCACGTGACTCCAGGAACTGAAGGTGCGCGGCTGGCTGCCGTGGTGGTGTTGAGCGCAGAGGTTCGCGACCAAGTGCCCGGGAATGAGCTTGCAAAGCTGCCCCAGAACGCTTCCAATGACTTTGGCTGGTTTGAATTTCATCTCAGGCCTACCCTGTGTGGGGTAGGCCGCCAGTCACCTTTTTGTTTCGCTGTGGGACGGCTGTGTATCCCCTTTATGAAATCCAAATTTGTACTCGTGCTTGCCGCTCTGGCCGGGCTCACCCTGGCTCCCTGTATGATGGGGGCGACCATCAAGGAAGAAATGGTCAAGATCGTCGGTCAGGTGCAGCAGAAGGCTGCCGCAGGCAAGTCCACCGCTGAGGACCTCAAACCAGAGATCGAAGCCTTTGATGCACTGCTGGCGCAGCACAAGGATGAAAAGACAGACGAAGTGGCCAACGTGGCCATGATGAAGGCGATGCTCTATGCGCAGATCATCGAAGACGAGATCACAGCCATCAAATTGTTGGGGCAGGTGAAAGCTGACTACCCCGAAACCAAACCGGGTCAACAGGTGGACAAAGTGCTTGCGGCGATCGAGCGGGGCAAAGCCGCGAAGGAGATTAGCAAGAAGCTCGTTGAAGGCGCTGAGTTTCCGACCTTCGAAGTGAAAGACCTGGAGGGTAAGCCGTTGTCCGTGGCTGGTCTGAAGGGCAAGGTCGTCCTGATTGACTTCTGGGCCACCTGGTGTGGGCCGTGCGTGCACGAAATGCCGAACGTGATCAAGGCCTATGAAAAGTTCCACGACCAGGGCCTGGAGATCATTGGCGTGAGTCTCGATCAAGACCGCGCCGCGCTTGATGCTTTCTTGAAGGAGCACAAGATGACATGGCCCCAATACTTCGATGGCAAGGGCTGGGGGAACGAGGTCTCCGGGAAATACGGCATTCAGGGTATTCCGGCCACCTTCTTGCTGAATCGTGAAGGGAAGATCGCGGGTAAAGACCTCCGCGGCGAAGAACTGTCGGCAGCGATTGAAAAGGAGATTGCCAAGAAGTAACACCTGGTCGCAGAGCAGGTGAATGTCAGCTGAGATCGGGCACCCGGTCTCAGCTTTTTCATTCAAGACGATGGTGCTCCAGGAGTCCGGTTCGGTTGCTCTTCAAAGACTTTGTGGCGGATCTACTCCGAAGGAGTTGCAGCAGTCTGGTGGGTCGCGGACCTTCATTGGATTCCTCGAACCTGGTGAGGTGAGCAGGGCGGTAGCAGGGAGGGTTGTCCTTGCTTCTGCGGTACATCTCATCCCGGCACGTGCGCAGCAGGCAGGCGAAGGCGGCGCTTTACGCACGCACTCCACAGCGACTTCGTCGCCAGGCTTTGGGCGTCTTTTGGAACTTGGCTGATGGCCCGGTTCAGGCAAAGAAAGGCCGCTTGATCTTGGCCACGAAGAAGCCGACAAAGACGCCGAAGCTAATGGCGGAGACGAGGGCAAACTCAGGGGAGGCCGGGTTCGGTGGGGCGTCGAAGAACGTGTAGGCGGCCATGGCGACTGGAGACCAAAGCCAAGTCAGCAGACTGCCTGCGGGAGTCACTGCGGCCCCGGCGAAGGTGATCATCCCGTCCACGATGTGCACCCCGGCCATGAGCAAGCATCCCAAGAGGTTCAACGCAGTGCCAATCATGCATGCACCGAGGGAGAAAGTCCCGGGATTGGCCCGCTGGAGCTCCTGCTCCTCCTGAAGTTCATCGGTGGTGTCGATCAACGGATGGCCGGACAGGAAAGTGGGATAAGGTCTCCAAAAATCTTTGCCGTTTACCGCGGCGATCCAGTCGTCGTTTTCGCGGTGTTCACAAAGTCCCACCGCAGCAAATTCGTCGATGTCATCAGCGCGCTTGGACACACCCATGAGCTGAAGGGCGTGGGAGATCGGGCCGCGGAAGGCGACCGTAGGTGGCATGATGCAACCTCCATTCTGATAGACCGTGGCGCCTTGTTCACCGAAGCCGCCGATATACGTCGTCTCGATCCAGGCGACGGTTCCGTGTTGCGAGAGCTCGCTGAGCGTATCCTTGATTCCAGAGCACAGGTAGATCAACTCGTCATCGTGGACACAGGGATCGGGAAAGAGGTCATCAAGGTGCTCGTCACTCAGCGGGAGAAAGACCAGATCATGCTTCGCAAGTGGTGTGGGACGGTGCAAGTCATGCCTGGCGGCGTAATCCGTGACGAGGTCGGCTGGTCCGATGATCCCGAAAATAGAGTGTCCCATAAGATGAAAAGGGGAGGTTCTACTGCCTGTTGGTTTGTGCCAAAGGACGGATACCATCAAAGACTCGCAAAAATGGAGCGTCCTGCCAAGTGAAATTCGAACACAGTTCTTCAGGCGGACGCCTAAGCTTGGCGGGTTGATGATTTTTCGTCGGCGAGATGCTTGGCCCATTCATTTACTTGAGACCAGGACGCAATTACAATGCCAGCCCTAGATGGCATTGTCCATCGCCTTGCTTGCCAGTGGCGGGCTGGAGCGGCCGCTTGGGATTGATGGACTTCTTATGGATGGGGCGCGCATTGAAGGCGGCGTACACGCTGGTGAGCGGGCAGGGTTGTCGATGGAGCCTGATATCCGGTTGTCGACGGAGACACCTCCCGACATTTGCGCCATGTGGTTGCAAATTACAGGTTACGTGGGTAGGGTGTGCTCGTCTCGTCCATGAACTCAAAATTACAAGCCGTTCCTGGAAAATCCGGAAAAGGAGATGTCACAGGGCTACCTGAAGCCGATCGTCCACACAAATGAACGCGGGCCGCGTGTGGAGTTTGACATCCCGATGAGCTGAAAACAGGGAAAGATGGCAAACCCTGAAATGATGGTGTTTCGCAGCAACTACGGCTACGGGGACCTCTGGATGACTGTCAGTGTTCTCCTCTCAATTAAATCCTTTGTTGATCCCATACCCATGGGGGAAGAGGAGGCGTACCGGCGCTTCACCGAGGACTTCCTTCGTGCGGACTACAAGAAGTTTGGCTTGGGCATCGAGCTGACCTCTTTCACCAAGACCAAACTTAACGGAAGACCGATTGCAGTGTTTAC contains these protein-coding regions:
- a CDS encoding DUF1549 domain-containing protein; the encoded protein is MKTSSLTSKALLGIGLCFATGLVRAEQSGPVDFVRDIQPLLESKCVECHNPSKAKGKLLMDSGEGLLKGGEGGAAVVPGAPEKSSIYSRVVLPHDHDDIMPPKGDPLTAEQADVVKRWIADGAKWPQGLVIKHKTEEELKALARLKEKLNKLESIEILPGALTLETQRDSQRVLVFARFNDGTTKDVTELAELKVANAQVASINGVHLKPGQDGATELSASFSGKTATAAVKVASATKDREISFRLDVMPVFLKAGCNTGGCHGSARGKDGFRLSLFGFDPAGDYDRVTREMSGRRINLAIPEDSTLIEKALGEVPHSGNACFDKDSHLNKTLIEWISKGVPNDPPDVAHVTGIEIYPKQAVLEGKGEKQQVSVRATYSDGTDRDVTNLVVFMSNNDPSASVDKEGRVTSHDRGEAFILARFDVYSVVSQFIVIPEGLKYERPKLVEANYIDTLVNEKLHKLRILPSGICSDQEFLRRVSLDVVGVLPSAQEVREFVADANPKKREALVDKLLQRKEFTEMWVMKWSELMQIRSTENNQGAYYKNVLLYYNWLADRIGKNVPMNEIVAELIASQGGTINNPPTNYFQIERETLKVTENVAQVFMGMRIQCAQCHNHPFDRWTMNDYYGFMAFFTQIGRKQTDDPRETIVFNSKGGESRHPLTKAAMKPKFLGGDEPTLQPGEDRRAVLAKWLASPENPFFARNLANITWAHFFGVGIIDPVDDVRISNPASNPELLDSLGKKLTEYNYDFKRLVRDICNSMTYQRATQVNESNESDKRNFAHALVRRMRAEVLADAVSSVTNTPTKYQGLPLGARAVQIADGSVSNYFLTTFGRASRETVCSCEVKMDPTLSQALHFMNGDAAHENIKRGKVVATLVNEKKPDQEIIQELYLRTFGREPLPKESEVVLKQIAESGEPRQVVLEDLFWALLNSKEFYFNH
- a CDS encoding c-type cytochrome domain-containing protein, with protein sequence MTHHHRTLFLLPFATACGLATQAAAQEKVTYNDHVRPLLENKCFSCHNPDKKKGDLDLTSFAATMTGGGGGPVVNPGDAEGSKLVSTTKKTAEPFMPPEGAPLSAAEIEVLSKWVNGGVLETASSIAKKGAPKSNLSMVVAKAGKPEGPLPMPENVLLEPVATAPRTTAITAMAANPWSPLVAISGLKQALVYDTNTQVLAGVYPYPEGYIRSLKFSQNGALLIAGGGRGGKMGNAVVWDVKTGKRVAEAGKEFDAVMSADISANQSMIAIGSPSKKVKVFNTSTGEELYVNKKHTEWVLAVGFSPDGILLASGDRNGNVMVTEAATGGEFYQLDGHKAACTGVAWRTDSNVLASSGEDGKINTYEMENGKLVKSWDAHAGGVLAVAFSPDGSIVSSGRDGLIKVWDINGTRKGESKKQADIVTEVAGLFDSKTVVSGDWKGDVRLWSADKFEEKGVLSSNPPPIAQRIVESERYATELVAKVPAAEGAVKRAEEAVKAKEAQIAGLRKQVEDTGALRNQLDGEIKNYPNTLASLEKAVKEAQAKRQAQADLIKKHEQLVSQKKELEGQLAKLNEDKAKLTAPEQAPQVAELDKKITEATGKLDGVKKETAAGPQPLADFDKAVKAAQDQVAALNNGKPAKLKAFEDAKKALETLPKSIAEAEKQLGESRAAVGGVQEKLKALRDQLAVYQKLPSMLRAAQFNVNVLAEREKLEKMEADFVGYQEALKESEAAKVAAAERIQLSKKSIAEATAALPGVEAVLAKVSGELPGAEKIVEPAKAQEAQLLGQVEEQKKAQGMTEAELKALEQEKANRVAAAQKAVTDINNQIAVLAKQRTEVNAKLDAPGKAAQAKKEALAKVDGELSAAKTALEAATKAEAKRAAEVKEKEAALVKINERIAAADKAVQLAKVAKEESGKALSAAQAALAAAEKALADAPAEQKAGAQKPLDDAKTAAGAAQKKAAEASTQLATAEQVQQAVKGEAATAAGPIDAIKKLLAESQGAVKQSKAQVEKLEKAVTQAKGEFEAAEKIAAPFRNQQQNLNNLIAAQQKTLAEKQAVPGEADKELAAKSQPVQAALAQIKSTLDPLEKQLADVRARIAEHMKIVEAKRLEVSKANIEVDGTKKRQADGQKTIENSIKEIADKEKAVVEIKAELAKLDPQLPPQREKVKQMTEQYLAMLPK
- a CDS encoding IS4-like element ISVsp5 family transposase — encoded protein: MKFKPAKVIGSVLGQLCKLIPGHLVANLCAQHHHGSQPRTFSSWSHVVSLLYAQLTHSISLNDVCDSLRHHAGALAAIRGATPPARNTLSHANKNRDSDLMETLFWKMLDHLQHRHPGFGLRYEGLPRRFRRAIYAIDSSTIALVANCMSWAKHRQRKAAAKLHLRLNLQTFLPAFAIIEEASHHDDSRSRALCASLKDGEIALFDKAYINFAHLWELTGRGIFWVTRAKDNMSYRVTRKLQARPQGKVLRDDLIVLKGARSLSQHPGPLRRVEMLVELDGKEVRMAFITNQTEWAASTVGELYQSRWGIEVFFKQIKQTLCICDFLGHSKNAIRWQLWAALLLYVLLRFLAQVSGWPHSFTRLFTMIRGVTWSRVDLLRLLAFYGTAGGPWKMRASPQSVYLPGLEPPVYGTAGVA
- a CDS encoding TlpA family protein disulfide reductase, with protein sequence MKSKFVLVLAALAGLTLAPCMMGATIKEEMVKIVGQVQQKAAAGKSTAEDLKPEIEAFDALLAQHKDEKTDEVANVAMMKAMLYAQIIEDEITAIKLLGQVKADYPETKPGQQVDKVLAAIERGKAAKEISKKLVEGAEFPTFEVKDLEGKPLSVAGLKGKVVLIDFWATWCGPCVHEMPNVIKAYEKFHDQGLEIIGVSLDQDRAALDAFLKEHKMTWPQYFDGKGWGNEVSGKYGIQGIPATFLLNREGKIAGKDLRGEELSAAIEKEIAKK